The DNA window TCCCCGGATCGGCCCAGCTGATGGAGCGGCTCACGGAGGTCTCCGCGACGTTCGGGCTCGACACCGTCTTCCTCTCGAACTCCGGGGCGGAGGCGATCGAGAACGCGATGAAGGTCGCTCACGACCACAAGCCGGCCGCGAAGTACGGCTTCGCGTTCGGCGGGAGCTTCCACGGCCGGACCCTCGGAACGCTCTCTCTCACCAACTCCAAGGACGTGTACACCCGCCACTACCCGGAGGTCGCCGGGATCGAGACGGTGCCGTTCTGCGCGGATCGCGAGTGTACCGCCGAGACGTGCGACTGCGGCTTCTTCGCCGGCGGCGGCTCCCAGTTGCGGAACGCGCTCTCTCCGGAGGGCGGCCACGTCGACCCCGCGGAGGTCGCGTTCGTCGTCCTCGAGCCCATCCAGGGCGTCGGCGGCTACCGCTTCCCGAGCGAGTCGTTCATGGCGGAGGTCGGCGCGGTGACCGACGAGTACGACATCCCCCTGATCGTCGACGAGATCCAGTCCGGCGTCGGCCGCACCGGAACGTTCTGGGCGTCGGAGCACTACGACCTCGAACCCGACGTGATCGGGGCGGCGAAGGCGCTCCGGGTCGGCGCGACCGTCGGCCGCTCGGAGCTGTTCCCCGACGAGAAGAACCGGCTCGGCTCCACGTTCGGCGGCGGCGACCTCCTCGGGTCGATGATGGGCGCGCTCACGATCGAGGCGATAGAGGAGCACGACCTGCTCGCGAACGCGCGGACGCGCGGCCGGCAAGCGAAGGAACTGCTCGCGGACGACGCGGGCGACCACGTGGTCGACGTGCGCGGGAAGGGGCTCATGCTCGCCGTCGAGTTCGACACGCCGGAACGCCGCGGCGAGGTCGTCAGGGAGGCGCTGGAGCGCGGCCTCCTCACGCTCGGCTGC is part of the Halorubrum aethiopicum genome and encodes:
- a CDS encoding aminotransferase class III-fold pyridoxal phosphate-dependent enzyme; this translates as MDRDTAEPDAGGLPGPNAEKWVERYGEHAAPSEYSHEFVWDVTREADGPFVTDVDGNVLMDFTCHIGAAPLGYNNEKVLGTLREFDLVEPMKIAGQDMYFGSGPDPDDAPFPGSAQLMERLTEVSATFGLDTVFLSNSGAEAIENAMKVAHDHKPAAKYGFAFGGSFHGRTLGTLSLTNSKDVYTRHYPEVAGIETVPFCADRECTAETCDCGFFAGGGSQLRNALSPEGGHVDPAEVAFVVLEPIQGVGGYRFPSESFMAEVGAVTDEYDIPLIVDEIQSGVGRTGTFWASEHYDLEPDVIGAAKALRVGATVGRSELFPDEKNRLGSTFGGGDLLGSMMGALTIEAIEEHDLLANARTRGRQAKELLADDAGDHVVDVRGKGLMLAVEFDTPERRGEVVREALERGLLTLGCGKKTIRLLPPLDSTEREIDLGISIFLDAVAAAGPTPTTA